CCACGGCCTCGTCCGGCTCCGGCTCTCACCCGCGCATCACCACGGGCGGGGGCGAGCCCAGCGCCAACACCTCCTCGTCGGCGCGGCTGGCCGGCGCCGTGGCCAGCTCGGGCACGGGCTCCGGCTCGCGGCCGAACCTGACGGGCTCGCGTCCGGGCCTGACGGGCTCGCGTCCGGGCGTGGGCACGGGCACCGGCACCGGCTCTCGCTCCGGCAGCGGCCCGCGTCCGATTCCGGCGGCGCCGCCCCAGCCTCAGCAGCAGCAGCAGCCCATCGCGGCCGCGGCGGGAGCCATGGCCGCGGCTCCGGATGCTTCCAGCGGGATGGAGGTCGAGCGCACCGAGCAGGTGAAGGTGAAGCAGGGGGCGAGTCCCCAGGCCCGCCCCAGCCAGACGGGCGCTCGCGCCGTTGGAGTGGCCGTACCTCAGGGCGCGCAGCAGCAGCCGCAGGCATCGAGCGGCTCGACCCGCTCGGGCATCCGGCAGGGGCCGGCGACGCCTCCTCCCATCGCCTCGGCTCCGCCCCCGGCCACCATGGCCCCGGCGCCGCAGCCTTCGCGTCCCTCGGTGGCGGTGCCCGCCGTGGCGGCCGCTCCGGCACCCGTGGCTCGGGCGAGCACGCAGGTGGCGACGGTGCAGTCGGCGCCCGCGCGCAGCGCTCCGGTCCATGCTCCTTCCAGCGTCGGCATCCCGGCGGTCGCGCCGACCGCGGTCCAGCCCGCTCCCCGGCCCGCGGCCGTGGTCCACGAGCCGCCTCCGCCGGCCTCGTCGCGCAAGTGGATTGTGGGCCTGGTGGCCGCGCTCGCCATCGTCGCGGTGGTAGGGGTGGCCGGTGTCACCTTGCTGGGCAACAGCGGTGGCATCGACGTGGTGAACCTGTCGAGCAACGAGCGGCTCTATATCGAGGGGTTGCTGGTGGACAAGCACACCCCGCGCATCGAGAAGCCGGGCACCCTGCGCGTCTCCACGGCCGTCGATGGGCGCCTGCGCCGCTTCGGGACGACCGAGCGCCGCGACCGCATCGACGTGAACACCATTCCCGAGGCCCTGCCCCAGCCGGGCAGCACCGGGAAGCTGAGCGTCGCGGCCAGCGCGCCGGGCTGCCGCGTGAAGGTGGGCGAGGAGATGCTCTCGGGCAGCCCGCCCCTGGAGACGTCCATCGAGGCCGGCAAGGAGCTGGAGGTGCTCATCACCTGCCCCAGCCAGCCGATGCGCTCACAGTGGGTGATGGCCGTGCGTGGCCAGACGGTGGAGATCCAGTCGCAGACCCAGCCATGACACGACGTGCCGTGAGGGGCGGAAGGACGCCAACTCCTCACGGCGGAGCGCTTGTGATAACGTCCTTCAGACAACGTTCTAGATAATGGGAATGGTGAAGAAAATCCTCATCGGTGTCGGCGCCCTTGCGGCTCTGCTGGCCATCGCGGCCGGTGGGCTGTTCTTCAAGGCGAGCTCGACGCTGAACAGCCCTGTCGAGGCGCCGCTGCCCCCCATTGCAGCGGCCACCGACGCTCAGTCGATCGAGCGCGGCAGGCACATCTTCATGAACGTTTGCGCCAACTGTCACATGCAGGACAGTCAGGGGCGCGTCGCCGGAGGGCAGATGAAGGATCTGCCCGAGGTCTTCGGCCCCATCTACTCGGCCAATCTCACCACGCACCCCACCGCCGGCATCGCCTCGATGAAGGACGAGGAGATCGCCCGCGCCGTGCGCTACGGCGTGCGCCGCGATGGCCGGCGCATCGTCATCATGCCCGTGCTGGGCATGTCCGATGAGGACCTGGCGGCGGTCATCGGCTTCATGCGCTCGGGCGATCCGGTGTTCGCCGCCGACGAGCGCGCCCAGCCGCACCCGCGGTTGAGCCTCGTGGGCACGCTGGCGCTGGGCATGTCGTTCGCGCCGGTGGCCAGCCACCCTGCCTCGGGGCTCAAGGCGCCGCCGAAGGGCCCCACCCCGGAGTACGGCCGCTACCTGGCCTTCGAGGTGTACGGGTGCGCCGAGTGCCACTCGCCGGGCGTGGCGCAGGATCGCCACCATAAGCCGGAGGCCTTCTCGGGGGGCTTCGAGTTCCCCACGCCGGCGGGCACCATCTTCTCCACCAACATCACCTTCCACGAGAGCGGCCTGGGCAAGTGGAACCTGGCGCAGTTCACCCGCGCGCTGCGCGACGGCGTGAACCCGGAGGGCTACGTGCTGCGCGATCCGATGATTCGCGTGCGTGGCCTGGATGACGCGGACGCCGAGGCGATGTACCGCTTCCTTCAGACGCTGCCGAAGCTGGCCGCGCAGCCCCTGCCCGAGAGCGCGGCGCCGCGCGCCAAGGCCTCCGCGCAGGCGGCTCCCGAGCAGCTCTTCGCCCAGCTGGGCTGTGTCTCCTGCCATGCCGAGGGCGCCAAGTTCCGCGCCATGCTCAAGCGCTCCGTGTCCAAGCCCACCGTGGAGGTAGCCCAGTGGATCCGCAACCCCGAGGCAGTCGTGCCGGGCACGCAGATGCCCACCTACGCCGAGCTGATTGACGAGTCCCAGTCCATGTCCCTGGCTGCGTGGGTTCAGCAGCAGGCGGTCCACATTCCGTGATGAAGAACCTTGATTCCTCCCGCCGCCCGCGAGGGCGCCTTGGTGCAGTGCTCATGAACCGTCCGAATCTGCTGACTGGCGCGCTCTGCGCGCTCTTCCTGTCAACCCTTGGCTGCAACCTGCTGGACGTCACGGATCCGGAGAATGCGACGGGCCGCGGTGCGCGGGCCTTCGACCCGTACCAGTCGTCCAACTCTGGCGCCATCCGCCTGTCGCTGCAGATGTACAACGGCTGCGCCAGCATGCCCAACGGCCAGGTGGTGATGAAGAACACGGGGGTGATGCCGGGCTACCCCGAGACGTGCGAGAGCCCCGTGGAGATCGACGGCCAGCCGCCGCGCAACCTGCCGCCGGGCAAGCTGCAGATCATCACCAACACGGACTACTTCCTCAACCAGCTGACCGTGATGGACGTGCGCGTCAACCTCCACAACGACCCGACCCGCCTGGGCGAAGTGGTGAGCTGGCTCCGCAACGAGTCGCGCTTCAAGAAGCTGGACTGGCGCAACGTGGGCCAGGTCGATGACGAGTGGCTCTTCTTCGAGGGCACGCCGGGCGCCACCCAGGACTACTGGTCGCGCCGCGTGTACTTCGACAACGCCAACTGGCGCAACGTGAAGGACGACGCGTTCATCATCGAGGTGCTCGACCGGGATGGGACGGTGAAGGCCAAGGAGCGGTACCTGCGCTCGGAGTTCATCGCCAACACGCCCAGCGCCGGCCACAGCCGCTTTGCCTGGCACCTGGAGCGCGTGCTGCCCCCCGCCTTCCCGGGTGACACCTCCATCCGCCCGCTGCCGGTCATCCCCGGCTTCCCGCCCGAGCCCCCGCTCACCCGCAGCGTGGCCCGCCTGGACTTCGTGGGCAGCACCAACCCCTTCAAGACCTTCCGCATCCCCGCGGACCTGGTGGGCGACGGCTCCATCCGCGTGACGTGGACCCAGATGGAGGATGACCCGTTCTACTTCCCGGTGGAGTTCGTGACGGCCCAGGGCGCCGCCTCCACCTGCTACGACGCCAACAACAACGAGGTGCGCTGCGGCTTCGGCATCGACCCCCACCTGAAGATGGTGGCTCCCTCGGGCCCCGAGGGCTACTACAAGCCGGGCGACACGCTGGACTGGTTCGTCGACCTGCGCGACGACCAGGGCAACCGCCTGCACAAGCCGGACGAGCTGCCCAGCGGCATGGACGTGCTGACCGACAAGGCCAACGGTCTGCTCTACATGAACATCCCGTACTACGAGCGCACCACCGAGGTGGACTCCATCCCGCTCATCACCTTCGCCGGTCCGCTCAACAAGATGCGCACGCGCGGCAACCCCAAGGTTCGCGAGCACTACTACAGCCCGGACATCCTGCCGTACTCCATCGTGAACGAGACGGCGACCGCGCCGCTCAACACCGCGGAGATCACCCAGAAGTGGGGCACGCGCTACCGCAGCACCCTGCCCACCAACGTCGAGGCGGGCACGTACGTGGCCCTCATCAAGTGGAACCGCTACTTCGCCGGTGAGCGTGTGGCGAAGATCCGGCCCTACTTCTTCCAGGTGGGCACCGACGAGCGCAGCAGCTACCCGGGCCGGGTGGGCAACTGCCAGATCTGCCACCGCGGCGTGCTGTCGCTGGACAACCTGCGCCACGGTCTGCCGGTGGACCACGTCGAGGGCTGCAAGTCCTGCCACCAGTACGAGACGGAGCGCGGCAACCGCATCCAGGTGTTCATCCACAAGCTGCACGTGCGCTCGCCCCGCTACCCGGCGGCGAAGAATGACTGCACCATGTGCCACCTGACGCGCGAGAGCACCCTGCGCCCGAGCATCGACACGTGCAGCACCTGCCACCTGTCCATGCACGGCGACGAGTTCTTCGCCTCGCGCTTCGCCTCCAAGGCGGAGATCGTCGAGCCCAACCGCTTTGGCAACTGCGCCCAGGCTTGCCACGTGGACGCTGCCCCGAAGCTCCACATCATCCCTGAGAACTGAGAAGGACAGCGACCCGTCATGACTCGATACATTCGCTACGGAGCGCTCCTGGGCGCGATGCTGGTGGGAGCCGGTTGTGGGGACTCCACCACTCCCGAGGAGTCCAATTTCCTTCCCCAGCCGGAGTACATCCCGGTGTCGCAGGCGCCGGCTTTCACCACGACGCTCACGGGCGTCGCGTGGGATCCGGAGTCCTTCTTCCACCAGGTCTACTTCTGCCTCGGGGCGGGCCCTGCTTGCCCCATGCCGCCGTACCTGTCCGAGGGCCTGCCGCTGTACCTGAACGCGTCGGTGAGCGGCGCTGCCGTGCAGCCCTTCGATCCGCTGCTGGCCGGTCCTCCGCCCGCCAATCCGTTGGTCGGTCAGCCGGTCAACTCGGATGGGATGGGCATCTGGGTGTTCCCCGGCGTGCCGAGCCCCCACAACCGGCCGGCGCCCTACCTCATGTTCAACGCGGGCGTGGGGTCGCTGCCCCCCGTGCAGATCGGCCCTCCGTTCCCGAAGGTCGCCGAGTCGGAGTACCTGCCGACGCTGACGCTGCGGCCCATCACCATCAACAACAACTCCTCGTGTACGGGCCTGGAGGCCGCCCAGATCAGCAAGAAGGGCGTGCTCGAGGCCGTCGCCAAGCACCTGACGGCGACGGGCACCCCCACCACGGTGGAGGACTTCATCAACCCGGGGCGCTACGCGGGCGTCTTCGTCGTGTGGCTCTACGAGGCGGGCAACCCCATTCAGCGCAAGGCGGCCGACGGCATCACCGTCGAGCACTCCACGGGGCGCATTCTCTCGCTCTCCTGGGAGTTCCCCGGCTCGCTGCCGGCCGCGGACAACCAGGCCACGCGCGGCTTCTACGTGACGCCCAACGCGGCCATCAGTGACATCGGCCTGTACGTGGTGCTGGTGCCCCAGGGCGCGGACGTGCCGCCGACGATGTCGTTCCTCTTCAAGGACTCGAGGACCGACGAGGCTTCGCTGCGGCCGTGGACCTTCCCCCCGGTCACCGTGGGCTTCGGCCCCGGCGTCGTGAACTTCGGCGGCTTCCAGATGTTCTACCCGCTGCCCCCGATTCCGCCGCCGCCCGCGGCCTGCGTGTTCCAGTAAGCAGGTGGCTGTAGACTCCCCTGCGACATGTCGGTTCGACGTGTCGCGGGGAGAACGCGGTCAGCTCGTTTTACCTGCAAAGAGTGTTGCGGCGGTTCCCTTGCATGCACACCTAGTTCTTGGACGGGTCTAGCGCCGGAGACCCCCCCCGTCCCAGGGCAAGGTCATGCTGCAGCGACGAAAAATCATCGGGGTGATGGGCTCGGGCACCGAGGAGTATCGGGAGCGGGTCATCCCCCTTGCGCGCTGGCTCGCCGAGCACGGCTATGACCTGCTCACGGGAGCGGGGCAGGGGGTGATGCGGGCGGCCGCGGAGGCCTTCATCGCCGTGCCCGGTCGTCGTGGGCTCTCGGTCGGCATCGTCCCCGGAGAGGTGGAGGACGGGGCGTAC
Above is a genomic segment from Hyalangium ruber containing:
- a CDS encoding cytochrome c yields the protein MVKKILIGVGALAALLAIAAGGLFFKASSTLNSPVEAPLPPIAAATDAQSIERGRHIFMNVCANCHMQDSQGRVAGGQMKDLPEVFGPIYSANLTTHPTAGIASMKDEEIARAVRYGVRRDGRRIVIMPVLGMSDEDLAAVIGFMRSGDPVFAADERAQPHPRLSLVGTLALGMSFAPVASHPASGLKAPPKGPTPEYGRYLAFEVYGCAECHSPGVAQDRHHKPEAFSGGFEFPTPAGTIFSTNITFHESGLGKWNLAQFTRALRDGVNPEGYVLRDPMIRVRGLDDADAEAMYRFLQTLPKLAAQPLPESAAPRAKASAQAAPEQLFAQLGCVSCHAEGAKFRAMLKRSVSKPTVEVAQWIRNPEAVVPGTQMPTYAELIDESQSMSLAAWVQQQAVHIP